Proteins encoded by one window of Antechinus flavipes isolate AdamAnt ecotype Samford, QLD, Australia chromosome 4, AdamAnt_v2, whole genome shotgun sequence:
- the PFKFB2 gene encoding 6-phosphofructo-2-kinase/fructose-2,6-bisphosphatase 2 isoform X3: MSGNPVSTPEQNSHENKTTNLRQSEKKCSWASYMTNSPTLIVMIGLPARGKTYVSKKLTRYLNWIGVPTKVFNLGVYRREAVKSYKSYDFFRHDNEEAMKIRKQCALVALEDVKAYFTYECGQIAVFDATNTTRERRDLILNFAKENAFKVFFVESVCDDPDVIAANILEVKVSSPDYPERNRENVMEDFLKRIECYKVTYRPLDPDHYDKDLSFIKVINVGQRFLVNRVQDYIQSKIVYYLMNIHIQPRTIYLCRHGESEFNLLGKIGGDSGLSFRGKQFSQALRKFLEEQEIVDLKVWTSQLKRTIQTAESLGVTYEQWKILNEIDAGVCEEMTYEEIEKQYPEEFALRDQEKYLYRYPGGESYQDLVQRLEPVIMELERQGNVLVISHQAVMRCLLAYFLDNSADELPYLRCPLHTIFKLTPVAYGCKVETIKLNVEAVNTHRDKPTAKMGLVM; encoded by the exons ATGTCTGGGAATCCGGTGTCAACCCCAGAACAGAACAGTCATGAAAACAAGACTACTAATCTTAGGCAGTCAGAGAAGAAGTGCT CATGGGCCTCCTACATGACAAACTCCCCAACACTTATTGTAATGATTGGCCTGCCAGCCAGGGGCAAGACTTATGTATCCAAGAAACTCACCCGTTACCTCAACTGGATTGGGGTACCCACCAAAG TTTTTAATCTCGGGGTATATCGACGTGAAGCAGTCAAATCATATAAATCCTACGACTTCTTCCGGCATGACAATGAAGAGGCCATGAAGATTCGAAA ACAGTGTGCCCTGGTAGCTCTAGAAGATGTTAAGGCATATTTCACTTATGAATGTGGTCAGATCGCG GTATTTGATGCTACCAATACCACCCGGGAAAGAAGGGACCTGATCTTGAACTTTGCCAAGGAGAATGCCTTTAAG GTCTTCTTCGTGGAATCTGTCTGTGATGATCCTGATGTGATTGCAGCCAACATTCTG GAAGTGAAAGTCTCGAGCCCGGACTACCCAGAAAGGAACAGGGAGAATGTGATGGAGGACTTCTTGAAGAGAATTGAGTGTTACAAAGTCACCTATCGGCCTCTTGACCCTGACCACTATGACAA GGATTTGTCCTTCATCAAGGTGATCAATGTGGGGCAGCGGTTCTTGGTGAACCGGGTACAGGACTACATTCAGAGCAAGATTGTGTACTACCTCATGAACATCCATATCCAGCCCCGAACTATTTATCTTTGTCGCCATGGAGAAAGCGAGTTCAACCTGCTGGGCAAGATTGGGGGTGACTCTGGTCTCTCATTTCGAGGAAAGCAG ttttctcaagcaCTGAGGAAGTTCCTGGAAGAGCAGGAGATTGTGGACCTCAAAGTATGGACCAGCCAGCTAAAAAGAACTATTCAGACTGCAGAGTCTCTGGGGGTGACATATGAACAGtggaaaatcctaaatgagattGATGCT GGTGTGTGTGAAGAGATGAcctatgaggaaattgagaagcaATACCCAGAAGAGTTTGCTCTTCGGGATCAAGAGAAATATCTATATCGTTACCCTGGAGGGGAG TCATACCAGGACCTGGTGCAGCGGCTGGAGCCGGTCATCATGGAGTTGGAGCGCCAGGGCAACGTCCTTGTCATCTCCCACCAGGCTGTCATGCGCTGCCTTCTGGCCTACTTCTTGGACAACAGTGCAG ATGAGCTACCATATTTGAGGTGCCCACTCCACACCATCTTCAAACTCACACCTGTGGCTTATG GATGCAAAGTGGAAACAATAAAACTCAACGTGGAAGCTGTGAATACTCACCGAGACAAGCCTACT GCAAAAATGGGGCTGGTCATGTGA
- the PFKFB2 gene encoding 6-phosphofructo-2-kinase/fructose-2,6-bisphosphatase 2 isoform X1: MSGNPVSTPEQNSHENKTTNLRQSEKKCSWASYMTNSPTLIVMIGLPARGKTYVSKKLTRYLNWIGVPTKVFNLGVYRREAVKSYKSYDFFRHDNEEAMKIRKQCALVALEDVKAYFTYECGQIAVFDATNTTRERRDLILNFAKENAFKVFFVESVCDDPDVIAANILEVKVSSPDYPERNRENVMEDFLKRIECYKVTYRPLDPDHYDKDLSFIKVINVGQRFLVNRVQDYIQSKIVYYLMNIHIQPRTIYLCRHGESEFNLLGKIGGDSGLSFRGKQFSQALRKFLEEQEIVDLKVWTSQLKRTIQTAESLGVTYEQWKILNEIDAGVCEEMTYEEIEKQYPEEFALRDQEKYLYRYPGGESYQDLVQRLEPVIMELERQGNVLVISHQAVMRCLLAYFLDNSADELPYLRCPLHTIFKLTPVAYGCKVETIKLNVEAVNTHRDKPTNNFPKNQTPVRMRRNSFTPLSSSDTIKRPRNYSVGSRPLKPLSPLRALDAQEGADQPKTQVSVPVV, translated from the exons ATGTCTGGGAATCCGGTGTCAACCCCAGAACAGAACAGTCATGAAAACAAGACTACTAATCTTAGGCAGTCAGAGAAGAAGTGCT CATGGGCCTCCTACATGACAAACTCCCCAACACTTATTGTAATGATTGGCCTGCCAGCCAGGGGCAAGACTTATGTATCCAAGAAACTCACCCGTTACCTCAACTGGATTGGGGTACCCACCAAAG TTTTTAATCTCGGGGTATATCGACGTGAAGCAGTCAAATCATATAAATCCTACGACTTCTTCCGGCATGACAATGAAGAGGCCATGAAGATTCGAAA ACAGTGTGCCCTGGTAGCTCTAGAAGATGTTAAGGCATATTTCACTTATGAATGTGGTCAGATCGCG GTATTTGATGCTACCAATACCACCCGGGAAAGAAGGGACCTGATCTTGAACTTTGCCAAGGAGAATGCCTTTAAG GTCTTCTTCGTGGAATCTGTCTGTGATGATCCTGATGTGATTGCAGCCAACATTCTG GAAGTGAAAGTCTCGAGCCCGGACTACCCAGAAAGGAACAGGGAGAATGTGATGGAGGACTTCTTGAAGAGAATTGAGTGTTACAAAGTCACCTATCGGCCTCTTGACCCTGACCACTATGACAA GGATTTGTCCTTCATCAAGGTGATCAATGTGGGGCAGCGGTTCTTGGTGAACCGGGTACAGGACTACATTCAGAGCAAGATTGTGTACTACCTCATGAACATCCATATCCAGCCCCGAACTATTTATCTTTGTCGCCATGGAGAAAGCGAGTTCAACCTGCTGGGCAAGATTGGGGGTGACTCTGGTCTCTCATTTCGAGGAAAGCAG ttttctcaagcaCTGAGGAAGTTCCTGGAAGAGCAGGAGATTGTGGACCTCAAAGTATGGACCAGCCAGCTAAAAAGAACTATTCAGACTGCAGAGTCTCTGGGGGTGACATATGAACAGtggaaaatcctaaatgagattGATGCT GGTGTGTGTGAAGAGATGAcctatgaggaaattgagaagcaATACCCAGAAGAGTTTGCTCTTCGGGATCAAGAGAAATATCTATATCGTTACCCTGGAGGGGAG TCATACCAGGACCTGGTGCAGCGGCTGGAGCCGGTCATCATGGAGTTGGAGCGCCAGGGCAACGTCCTTGTCATCTCCCACCAGGCTGTCATGCGCTGCCTTCTGGCCTACTTCTTGGACAACAGTGCAG ATGAGCTACCATATTTGAGGTGCCCACTCCACACCATCTTCAAACTCACACCTGTGGCTTATG GATGCAAAGTGGAAACAATAAAACTCAACGTGGAAGCTGTGAATACTCACCGAGACAAGCCTACT AACAACTTCCCCAAGAATCAAACCCCTGTAAGGATGAGAAGGAACAGCTTTACGCCTCTGTCCAGTTCGGATACAATAAAGCGCCCGAGAAATTACAGTGTTGGGAGCCGGCCTCTCAAGCCCCTCAGCCCTCTCCGTGCCCTGGATGCTCAAGAAGGGGCTGACCAGCCGAAGACCCAAGTCAGCGTTCCCGTGGTGTAA
- the PFKFB2 gene encoding 6-phosphofructo-2-kinase/fructose-2,6-bisphosphatase 2 isoform X2 — protein MSGNPVSTPEQNSHENKTTNLRQSEKKCSWASYMTNSPTLIVMIGLPARGKTYVSKKLTRYLNWIGVPTKVFNLGVYRREAVKSYKSYDFFRHDNEEAMKIRKQCALVALEDVKAYFTYECGQIAVFFVESVCDDPDVIAANILEVKVSSPDYPERNRENVMEDFLKRIECYKVTYRPLDPDHYDKDLSFIKVINVGQRFLVNRVQDYIQSKIVYYLMNIHIQPRTIYLCRHGESEFNLLGKIGGDSGLSFRGKQFSQALRKFLEEQEIVDLKVWTSQLKRTIQTAESLGVTYEQWKILNEIDAGVCEEMTYEEIEKQYPEEFALRDQEKYLYRYPGGESYQDLVQRLEPVIMELERQGNVLVISHQAVMRCLLAYFLDNSADELPYLRCPLHTIFKLTPVAYGCKVETIKLNVEAVNTHRDKPTNNFPKNQTPVRMRRNSFTPLSSSDTIKRPRNYSVGSRPLKPLSPLRALDAQEGADQPKTQVSVPVV, from the exons ATGTCTGGGAATCCGGTGTCAACCCCAGAACAGAACAGTCATGAAAACAAGACTACTAATCTTAGGCAGTCAGAGAAGAAGTGCT CATGGGCCTCCTACATGACAAACTCCCCAACACTTATTGTAATGATTGGCCTGCCAGCCAGGGGCAAGACTTATGTATCCAAGAAACTCACCCGTTACCTCAACTGGATTGGGGTACCCACCAAAG TTTTTAATCTCGGGGTATATCGACGTGAAGCAGTCAAATCATATAAATCCTACGACTTCTTCCGGCATGACAATGAAGAGGCCATGAAGATTCGAAA ACAGTGTGCCCTGGTAGCTCTAGAAGATGTTAAGGCATATTTCACTTATGAATGTGGTCAGATCGCG GTCTTCTTCGTGGAATCTGTCTGTGATGATCCTGATGTGATTGCAGCCAACATTCTG GAAGTGAAAGTCTCGAGCCCGGACTACCCAGAAAGGAACAGGGAGAATGTGATGGAGGACTTCTTGAAGAGAATTGAGTGTTACAAAGTCACCTATCGGCCTCTTGACCCTGACCACTATGACAA GGATTTGTCCTTCATCAAGGTGATCAATGTGGGGCAGCGGTTCTTGGTGAACCGGGTACAGGACTACATTCAGAGCAAGATTGTGTACTACCTCATGAACATCCATATCCAGCCCCGAACTATTTATCTTTGTCGCCATGGAGAAAGCGAGTTCAACCTGCTGGGCAAGATTGGGGGTGACTCTGGTCTCTCATTTCGAGGAAAGCAG ttttctcaagcaCTGAGGAAGTTCCTGGAAGAGCAGGAGATTGTGGACCTCAAAGTATGGACCAGCCAGCTAAAAAGAACTATTCAGACTGCAGAGTCTCTGGGGGTGACATATGAACAGtggaaaatcctaaatgagattGATGCT GGTGTGTGTGAAGAGATGAcctatgaggaaattgagaagcaATACCCAGAAGAGTTTGCTCTTCGGGATCAAGAGAAATATCTATATCGTTACCCTGGAGGGGAG TCATACCAGGACCTGGTGCAGCGGCTGGAGCCGGTCATCATGGAGTTGGAGCGCCAGGGCAACGTCCTTGTCATCTCCCACCAGGCTGTCATGCGCTGCCTTCTGGCCTACTTCTTGGACAACAGTGCAG ATGAGCTACCATATTTGAGGTGCCCACTCCACACCATCTTCAAACTCACACCTGTGGCTTATG GATGCAAAGTGGAAACAATAAAACTCAACGTGGAAGCTGTGAATACTCACCGAGACAAGCCTACT AACAACTTCCCCAAGAATCAAACCCCTGTAAGGATGAGAAGGAACAGCTTTACGCCTCTGTCCAGTTCGGATACAATAAAGCGCCCGAGAAATTACAGTGTTGGGAGCCGGCCTCTCAAGCCCCTCAGCCCTCTCCGTGCCCTGGATGCTCAAGAAGGGGCTGACCAGCCGAAGACCCAAGTCAGCGTTCCCGTGGTGTAA